The proteins below are encoded in one region of Effusibacillus dendaii:
- a CDS encoding CdaR family protein, with protein sequence MDSLLRNNNLVRVIAFILAVILWLVVRAGSEGPGQTTIIDRVTESISGTADVLVDSNRVSLVGNPPEVTVNIQGERLAVWQAKMQVNKIKFVVDARGMGEGVHEVPLRIEGLPSDVTAEAKTVSIRLEPNLTRTFPVQLVIDGVDPAVLRDIRTNPLDITVFGPASLLDQVQKIQARVPNKILDAPGSEQTVIVYAVNAQGKPVNLTLQPKTVDLVYQPAVQRKTFSNLQPTVKGLANGEQIVLPTGGLSVTLEGYGVSLIKVNPADIRITIDVTGLAPGKYEREATVEVPPTVKLADPQPFRVPITITASPKTQ encoded by the coding sequence ATGGATTCATTGTTGCGCAACAACAATCTGGTTCGTGTGATCGCGTTCATATTAGCCGTGATACTGTGGCTTGTTGTACGCGCGGGCTCGGAAGGACCGGGGCAGACCACGATTATTGACCGAGTGACGGAAAGCATTTCCGGTACGGCAGACGTACTGGTTGATTCGAATCGCGTGTCGTTGGTCGGCAACCCGCCGGAAGTGACCGTCAATATTCAGGGGGAGCGATTGGCGGTTTGGCAGGCCAAGATGCAGGTCAATAAGATTAAATTCGTGGTAGACGCGCGAGGGATGGGGGAAGGCGTACATGAAGTTCCTCTCCGTATTGAAGGGCTTCCCTCCGATGTGACAGCAGAAGCCAAGACCGTGTCGATCCGGTTGGAACCGAACTTGACAAGGACGTTCCCTGTGCAATTGGTGATTGATGGAGTGGATCCTGCCGTCTTACGCGATATTCGTACAAATCCGTTGGATATCACAGTATTTGGCCCGGCATCGTTACTGGATCAGGTACAAAAGATACAGGCACGGGTTCCCAACAAGATTCTGGACGCGCCTGGCTCGGAACAAACAGTAATCGTATACGCAGTGAACGCTCAAGGAAAGCCGGTTAATTTGACGCTTCAACCGAAAACGGTTGACCTCGTCTATCAGCCTGCTGTGCAACGGAAAACATTCAGCAATCTGCAGCCAACTGTGAAAGGCTTGGCGAATGGAGAGCAGATTGTGTTGCCGACTGGCGGTCTATCGGTGACGTTAGAGGGATACGGGGTTTCCCTGATCAAAGTCAATCCGGCAGACATCCGAATCACGATCGACGTAACCGGTTTGGCACCTGGCAAATACGAACGGGAAGCGACTGTTGAGGTGCCGCCAACCGTAAAATTGGCAGACCCACAGCCATTCCGAGTGCCTATTACAATCACGGCATCGCCTAAAACTCAATAA
- the cdaA gene encoding diadenylate cyclase CdaA yields the protein MQTFWNVVGQFRITDALDIVIVAYLLYRLILLIRGTRAVQLLKGIIVILVMTGISSYLNLRALNWILDKIITIGLFAIPVVFQPELRRALEQLGRGRFFARAFTLNKVQDNEEDIRKTIHEISKAASVLSKNKIGALLIIERETGISDIMETGVPIGAVVTSELLINIFIPNTPLHDGAVVIRENQIVTANTFLPLSDNPDLSQELGTRHRAALGITENSDAVGVVVSEERGYISLTLNGTITQNIDEQTLRQLLTSYLMPEKANAFSLFGRKTGEQ from the coding sequence TTGCAGACATTTTGGAACGTAGTCGGCCAGTTTCGGATTACCGATGCGCTTGACATAGTAATCGTGGCGTATCTGTTGTACCGCCTCATCCTGCTTATTCGGGGAACCAGGGCAGTGCAGCTGTTGAAAGGAATCATAGTGATTCTGGTTATGACGGGGATTTCGAGCTACTTGAATCTCCGTGCTTTGAATTGGATTCTGGACAAGATCATTACAATCGGCTTGTTCGCGATTCCTGTCGTGTTTCAGCCGGAACTCAGGCGCGCGTTGGAGCAGTTGGGCCGAGGCCGTTTTTTTGCAAGGGCGTTTACGCTCAACAAAGTGCAGGACAATGAGGAGGATATTCGAAAAACCATTCATGAGATTTCAAAAGCGGCGTCCGTTTTATCGAAAAACAAAATCGGAGCGCTGCTGATCATTGAACGGGAAACGGGCATCAGTGACATTATGGAGACGGGGGTTCCGATTGGCGCGGTCGTGACATCAGAACTTTTGATTAATATTTTCATTCCGAACACTCCGCTGCATGATGGAGCGGTTGTCATTCGTGAAAATCAGATTGTCACAGCCAATACGTTTTTGCCGCTTTCCGATAATCCGGATTTGTCCCAGGAGTTAGGCACGAGACACCGGGCTGCCCTTGGCATCACGGAAAATTCGGATGCGGTTGGAGTGGTGGTATCGGAAGAACGAGGATACATATCGTTGACACTGAACGGAACCATTACGCAAAATATTGACGAACAGACATTGCGTCAGCTGCTGACCAGTTATCTGATGCCTGAAAAAGCAAACGCGTTTTCGCTTTTTGGACGAAAAACGGGGGAACAGTAA